One Oncorhynchus clarkii lewisi isolate Uvic-CL-2024 chromosome 31, UVic_Ocla_1.0, whole genome shotgun sequence DNA segment encodes these proteins:
- the LOC139390995 gene encoding neuronal acetylcholine receptor subunit alpha-3-like, with translation MNPSGIVPVVLLLVVLTAQGCLSSKGEDRLFRNLFRRYNQFIRPVENVSDPVTVEFEVSISQLVKVDEVNQIMETNLWLRHVWNDYKLKWVPIEYDGLEFIRVPSNKIWRPDIVLYNNAVGDFLVEDKTKALLKFDGTITWIPPAIFKSSCPMDITYFPFDYQNCSMKFGSWTYDKAKIDLVLIGSKVNLKDFWESGEWEIIDAPGYKHDIKYNCCEEIYPDITYSFYIRRLPLFYTINLIIPCLLISFLTVLVFYLPSDCGEKVTLCISVLLSLTVFLLVITETIPSTSLVIPLIGEYLLFTMIFVTLSIVITVFVLNVHYRTPMTHTMPAWVRSVFLGLLPKVLLMRRPVDQGCPSSLGSGRGDGTGGGSIGDGGVGGGASGTGKKRKNSIGGGIGGGCVQVDRGAVTAETGQAGEMNCVEYGEVQNKPNLACKGKEVPIPTIPPVVPPPAPSDPDLSKLPRALSSPPKVNAVVAFSVVSPEIKQAIESVKYIAENMRTRNKAKEVEDDWKYVAMVIDRIFLWVFVTVCITGTLGLFLQPLISFFT, from the exons gctGTCTGTCATCTAAGGGGGAAGACAGGCTGTTCAGGAATTTATTCAGGCGATACAACCAGTTCATCAGACCCGTGGAGAATGTCTCTGACCCTGTCACCGTGGAGTTTGAGGTCTCCATATCCCAGCTGGTCAAAGTG GATGAAGTCAATCAGATTATGGAGACCAATTTATGGCTGAGACAT GTCTGGAATGACTACAAACTGAAATGGGTTCCCATCGAGTATGACGGACTTGAGTTCATTCGTGTGCCCTCCAATAAGATATGGAGGCCGGACATCGTCCTCTACAACAA TGCTGTGGGAGATTTCCTGGTTGAGGACAAGACCAAAGCTCTGCTGAAGTTTGACGGCACCATCACCTGGATCCCCCCCGCCATCTTTAAATCCTCCTGCCCCATGGACATCACCTACTTCCCCTTCGACTACCAAAACTGCTCCATGAAGTTTGGCTCCTGGACCTACGACAAGGCCAAGATTGACCTAGTGCTCATAGGGTCAAAG GTGAACCTCAAGGACTTCTGGGAGAGTGGCGAGTGGGAGATCATCGACGCGCCGGGCTACAAGCACGACATCAAGTACAATTGCTGTGAGGAGATCTACCCAGACATCACCTACTCTTTCTACATCAGACGCCTGCCTCTCTTCTACACCATCAACCTCATCATcccctgtctcctcatctccttcctcACCGTCCTCGTCTTCTACCTCCCCTCTGACTGTGGAGAGAAGGTGACCCTCTGtatctctgtcctcctgtccctcacTGTGTTCCTCCTGGTCATCACTGAGACCATCCCGTctacatctctggtcatccctctCATCGGGGAGTACCTCCTCTTCACCATGATCTTCGTCACCCTCTCCATCGTCATCACCGTGTTTGTGCTGAACGTCCACTACCGTACGCCTATGACCCACACCATGCCGGCCTGGGTCCGGTCTGTGTTCCTGGGGTTGCTGCCCAAGGTGCTGCTCATGAGGAGGCCTGTAGACCAGGGCTGCCCCTCCTCCTtggggagtgggagaggagacgGAACAGGAGGTGGGAGTATTGGAGATGGGGGTGTAGGAGGAGGGGCGAGTGGAAcggggaagaagaggaagaacagCATTGGGGGAGGAATAGGGGGCGGGTGTGTGCAGGTGGACAGGGGTGCGGTCACCGCTGAAACAGGGCAGGCGGGGGAGATGAACTGTGTGGAGTACGGCGAAGTGCAGAACAAGCCGAATTTAGCCTGTAAGGGGAAAGAGGTGCCCATCCCCACCATACCCCCGGTGGTGCCCCCTCCTGCCCCCTCTGATCCGGACCTATCCAAACTGCCCCGAGCGCTCAGCAGCCCGCCCAAAGTCAACGCAGTGGTGGCCTTCTCCGTGGTGTCACCAGAGATCAAACAGGCCATCGAGAGTGTCAAGTACATCGCTGAGAACATGAGAACACGCAACAAGGCCAAAGAG gtggaaGATGACTGGAAGTACGTAGCCATGGTGATTGACAGGATCTTCCTGTGGGtgtttgtgactgtgtgtatcACTGGAACTCTGGGACTGTTTCTTCAGCCTCTCATCAGCTTCTTCACATGA